TGGTAAAGCCAGTTTGCTATTTGCTTGGCGGTAAATTTGGGTAACTCCAGCTGCTGCACAATTGCCTCAAGTTCGGTCAATGTTTTGCCGTAAAGCCACTCTTTTTGTTCTGTTTTTGCGTCCATTCTCAGTTTGCTGTTAATTGCCAAGCGCCTGCCGCTTTTGGCCCTTCATCAAAAGTATATCTCGGCAAGTATATTCTCGTAGGCAACACCGCGGGCAAGTAAAACTTCGCGGGTATCAACCACCATTTCCGGATTGCCACAAAGGTAATACTTTCTGTCGAGGGGTAGGTTGGTGGCTTTTTGAAGATATTCGGTTACTCTTCCTTCAAACATGTTTGCCACAGTGCTGCCTGAGCAACACTTAATGTATCTTTCACCAAGCAACCGTTCTAGCTCATCATGAAAGAAAAAATTTTCATGGTATCGAACACCATGAATCAACTGCTTGCCTTTGGATAATCCCGACTTTGCCATGGATAGGTAGGGCGC
This window of the Williamwhitmania taraxaci genome carries:
- a CDS encoding ferredoxin--NADP reductase; the encoded protein is MIPTEVISLEKLGPNGYWLTVKRPFDFIPGQVVKLTTSSTIAPRLYSIASGNNEPHLSFLFDLKSEGELTPQLIELKPGETILISPAFGEFICKESSAIWVASGTGIAPYLSMAKSGLSKGKQLIHGVRYHENFFFHDELERLLGERYIKCCSGSTVANMFEGRVTEYLQKATNLPLDRKYYLCGNPEMVVDTREVLLARGVAYENILAEIYF